A stretch of the Xiphias gladius isolate SHS-SW01 ecotype Sanya breed wild chromosome 21, ASM1685928v1, whole genome shotgun sequence genome encodes the following:
- the stau1 gene encoding double-stranded RNA-binding protein Staufen homolog 1 isoform X1, whose product MSQLQFQCPASPMTAAPAPLQLGQPQPGYSIPCASGTLPSESASQPIRSSALPAGSATPYNTTTVSNMANPKEKTPMCLVNELARFNKIQPEYKLLCEQGPAHSKIFSVRLTLGDQHWEAEGTSIKKAQHSAAASALAETTLPKPTVRTPRNTGKNPADGMTHTMELNALCMKLGKKPMYKPIDPYPGMRPPNFNYNVRGPPGPYQRSMQQYYYPFPPVGPMLYHMELSIGGQQFIGKGRTRQLAKHDAAAKALKVLQKEPILQQLPVMNGEPEEENLNKSEISQVFEIALKRNLPVNFEVLKEEGPPHMKSFVVRVTVGEFTGEGEGKSKKIAKKLAAAAVLRELKRLPHIPSVEKTLPRIKKKTKSIIKLQTSPEYGQGMNPISRLAQIQQAKKEKEPEYSMVTERGLPRRREFVMQVTVCGQSAEGMGPSKKVAKRNAAEKMLELLGYKVPQPQPPKPALKTDEKTPVKKPGDGRKVTFFEPGSVEDVALGSKEEDFRLPYPSHQQLPAGILPMVPEVAQAVGACQGSQAKDYSRPLPNPGKATITAMIANELLYAGTSLTAETILKNKNIMNQLPHGPLTRPSEQLSYLASVQGLQVEYKDFPKNNKNEFVSLINCSSQPPLISHGIGKDVESCHDMAALNILKLLSELDQQSNERTGNGPVSGCGKQEIEGDLHHKQANSSTLAQTLDGTV is encoded by the exons ATGTCCCAGCTCCAGTTTCAATGTCCAGCTAGCCCCATGACTGCTGCTCCTGCCCCACTGCAGCTGGGGCAGCCACAGCCTGGCTACAGCATCCCCTGTGCCTCAGGCACCTTACCTTCGGAGAGCGCCAGCCAGCCCATCAGGAGCTCTGCTCTCCCCGCGGGCTCAGCCACTCCCTACAATACCACCACAG TATCTAACATGGCAAACCCTAAAGAGAAGACCCCCATGTGTTTGGTGAATGAGTTAGCCCGTTTCAATAAGATCCAACCTGAGTATAAGCTGCTTTGTGAGCAAGGACCAGCTCACTCCAAG ATTTTCTCAGTGAGGCTCACACTGGGAGATCAGCACTGGGAGGCAGAGGGGACCAGCATCAAGAAAGCCCAGCATTCCGCTGCTGCCTCTGCCCTCGCTGAGACAACCCTTCCCAAGCCCACTGTGAGGACGCCCCGCAACACAGGCAAGAACCCAG CAGATGGCATGACACATACCATGGAGTTGAATGCACTATGTATGAAGCTTGGTAAAAAGCCTATGTATAAACCCATCGACCCATACCCGGGGATGAGACCACCAAACTTCAACTACAACGTCCGGGGACCTCCAGGGCCTTACCAGCGCTCTATGCAACA GTACTACTACCCATTTCCTCCAGTGGGACCAATGTTATACCACATGGAGCTTTCCATTGGAGGCCAGCAGTTTATTGGAAAGGGACGCACGCGGCAGTTAGCCAAGCATGACGCTGCTGCCAAGGCCCTGAAAGTGCTGCAGAAGGAGCCAATATTGCAACAGTTGCCAGTG ATGAACGGAGAGCCCGAGGAGGAGAATCTCAACAAATCAGAAATCAGTCAAGTATTCGAAATTGCACTTAAACGCAACTTACCTGTCAACTTTGAG GTTTTAAAAGAAGAAGGCCCTCCACACATGAAGAGTTTTGTAGTGCGTGTTACAGTTGGGGAGTTCACTGGTGAGGGTGAGGGAAAGAGTAAAAAGATTGCCAAGAAattggcagcagcagcagtgctgaGGGAGTTGAAGAGGCTACCCCATATACCCAGCGTCGAAAAGACGCTGCCACgtatcaaaaagaaaaccaaatccATCATCAAG CTGCAGACCAGTCCAGAGTATGGTCAGGGTATGAATCCTATCAGCCGCCTGGCGCAGATCCAGCAGGccaagaaggagaaggagccGGAGTACAGCATGGTGACGGAGAGAGGTCTACCGCGACGCAGAGAGTTTGTCATGCAG GTGACCGTGTGTGGCCAGTCTGCAGAGGGAATGGGACCCAGCAAGAAAGTGGCCAAGAGAAACGCCGCAGAGAAAATGCTGGAGCTCTTAGGATATAAAGTGCCTCAGCCTCAGCCCCCTAAACCGGCactaaaaactgatgaaaag ACCCCAGTGAAAAAACCTGGTGATGGGCGCAAAGTGACCTTCTTTGAACCTGGCTCTGTAGAGGATGTGGCATTGG GTTCTAAGGAGGAGGACTTCCGGCTGCCTTACCCGAGCCACCAGCAGCTGCCTGCAGGTATTCTTCCTATGGTGCCTGAGGTGGCTCAAGCAGTCGGGGCCTGCCAAGGATCCCAGGCCAAGGACTACAGTCGACCTTTACCTAACCCTGGCAAAGCCACAATCACTGCCATGATTGCCAATGAGCTGCTTTATGCAGGGACATCCCTGACTGCTGAGACTATcctaaagaataaaaatatcatGAACCAACTGCCCCATGGACCCCTCACCAGGCCTTCAGAACAGCTGAGCTATCTTGCATCCGTGCAGGGCCTGCAG GTGGAATACAAAGACTTTCCCAAAAACAATAAGAATGAGTTTGTGTCACTGATTAACTGCTCCTCCCAGCCACCGCTCATCAGTCATGGGATTGGGAAAGATGTAGAATCCTGTCATGATATG GCTGCACTGAATATACTGAAGTTGCTCTCAGAGTTGGACCAGCAGTCAAATGAAAGGACAGGAAATGGACCAGTCTCTGG GTGTGGCAAGCAGGAAATCGAAGGTGACTTGCACCACAAACAGGCTAACTCAAGCACACTGGCACAGACCCTGGATGGCACTGTTTAG
- the stau1 gene encoding double-stranded RNA-binding protein Staufen homolog 1 isoform X4, producing MSQLQFQCPASPMTAAPAPLQLGQPQPGYSIPCASGTLPSESASQPIRSSALPAGSATPYNTTTVSNMANPKEKTPMCLVNELARFNKIQPEYKLLCEQGPAHSKIFSVRLTLGDQHWEAEGTSIKKAQHSAAASALAETTLPKPTVRTPRNTDGMTHTMELNALCMKLGKKPMYKPIDPYPGMRPPNFNYNVRGPPGPYQRSMQQYYYPFPPVGPMLYHMELSIGGQQFIGKGRTRQLAKHDAAAKALKVLQKEPILQQLPVMNGEPEEENLNKSEISQVFEIALKRNLPVNFEVLKEEGPPHMKSFVVRVTVGEFTGEGEGKSKKIAKKLAAAAVLRELKRLPHIPSVEKTLPRIKKKTKSIIKLQTSPEYGQGMNPISRLAQIQQAKKEKEPEYSMVTERGLPRRREFVMQVTVCGQSAEGMGPSKKVAKRNAAEKMLELLGYKVPQPQPPKPALKTDEKTPVKKPGDGRKVTFFEPGSVEDVALGSKEEDFRLPYPSHQQLPAGILPMVPEVAQAVGACQGSQAKDYSRPLPNPGKATITAMIANELLYAGTSLTAETILKNKNIMNQLPHGPLTRPSEQLSYLASVQGLQVEYKDFPKNNKNEFVSLINCSSQPPLISHGIGKDVESCHDMAALNILKLLSELDQQSNERTGNGPVSGCGKQEIEGDLHHKQANSSTLAQTLDGTV from the exons ATGTCCCAGCTCCAGTTTCAATGTCCAGCTAGCCCCATGACTGCTGCTCCTGCCCCACTGCAGCTGGGGCAGCCACAGCCTGGCTACAGCATCCCCTGTGCCTCAGGCACCTTACCTTCGGAGAGCGCCAGCCAGCCCATCAGGAGCTCTGCTCTCCCCGCGGGCTCAGCCACTCCCTACAATACCACCACAG TATCTAACATGGCAAACCCTAAAGAGAAGACCCCCATGTGTTTGGTGAATGAGTTAGCCCGTTTCAATAAGATCCAACCTGAGTATAAGCTGCTTTGTGAGCAAGGACCAGCTCACTCCAAG ATTTTCTCAGTGAGGCTCACACTGGGAGATCAGCACTGGGAGGCAGAGGGGACCAGCATCAAGAAAGCCCAGCATTCCGCTGCTGCCTCTGCCCTCGCTGAGACAACCCTTCCCAAGCCCACTGTGAGGACGCCCCGCAACACAG ATGGCATGACACATACCATGGAGTTGAATGCACTATGTATGAAGCTTGGTAAAAAGCCTATGTATAAACCCATCGACCCATACCCGGGGATGAGACCACCAAACTTCAACTACAACGTCCGGGGACCTCCAGGGCCTTACCAGCGCTCTATGCAACA GTACTACTACCCATTTCCTCCAGTGGGACCAATGTTATACCACATGGAGCTTTCCATTGGAGGCCAGCAGTTTATTGGAAAGGGACGCACGCGGCAGTTAGCCAAGCATGACGCTGCTGCCAAGGCCCTGAAAGTGCTGCAGAAGGAGCCAATATTGCAACAGTTGCCAGTG ATGAACGGAGAGCCCGAGGAGGAGAATCTCAACAAATCAGAAATCAGTCAAGTATTCGAAATTGCACTTAAACGCAACTTACCTGTCAACTTTGAG GTTTTAAAAGAAGAAGGCCCTCCACACATGAAGAGTTTTGTAGTGCGTGTTACAGTTGGGGAGTTCACTGGTGAGGGTGAGGGAAAGAGTAAAAAGATTGCCAAGAAattggcagcagcagcagtgctgaGGGAGTTGAAGAGGCTACCCCATATACCCAGCGTCGAAAAGACGCTGCCACgtatcaaaaagaaaaccaaatccATCATCAAG CTGCAGACCAGTCCAGAGTATGGTCAGGGTATGAATCCTATCAGCCGCCTGGCGCAGATCCAGCAGGccaagaaggagaaggagccGGAGTACAGCATGGTGACGGAGAGAGGTCTACCGCGACGCAGAGAGTTTGTCATGCAG GTGACCGTGTGTGGCCAGTCTGCAGAGGGAATGGGACCCAGCAAGAAAGTGGCCAAGAGAAACGCCGCAGAGAAAATGCTGGAGCTCTTAGGATATAAAGTGCCTCAGCCTCAGCCCCCTAAACCGGCactaaaaactgatgaaaag ACCCCAGTGAAAAAACCTGGTGATGGGCGCAAAGTGACCTTCTTTGAACCTGGCTCTGTAGAGGATGTGGCATTGG GTTCTAAGGAGGAGGACTTCCGGCTGCCTTACCCGAGCCACCAGCAGCTGCCTGCAGGTATTCTTCCTATGGTGCCTGAGGTGGCTCAAGCAGTCGGGGCCTGCCAAGGATCCCAGGCCAAGGACTACAGTCGACCTTTACCTAACCCTGGCAAAGCCACAATCACTGCCATGATTGCCAATGAGCTGCTTTATGCAGGGACATCCCTGACTGCTGAGACTATcctaaagaataaaaatatcatGAACCAACTGCCCCATGGACCCCTCACCAGGCCTTCAGAACAGCTGAGCTATCTTGCATCCGTGCAGGGCCTGCAG GTGGAATACAAAGACTTTCCCAAAAACAATAAGAATGAGTTTGTGTCACTGATTAACTGCTCCTCCCAGCCACCGCTCATCAGTCATGGGATTGGGAAAGATGTAGAATCCTGTCATGATATG GCTGCACTGAATATACTGAAGTTGCTCTCAGAGTTGGACCAGCAGTCAAATGAAAGGACAGGAAATGGACCAGTCTCTGG GTGTGGCAAGCAGGAAATCGAAGGTGACTTGCACCACAAACAGGCTAACTCAAGCACACTGGCACAGACCCTGGATGGCACTGTTTAG
- the stau1 gene encoding double-stranded RNA-binding protein Staufen homolog 1 isoform X3: MSQLQFQCPASPMTAAPAPLQLGQPQPGYSIPCASGTLPSESASQPIRSSALPAGSATPYNTTTVSNMANPKEKTPMCLVNELARFNKIQPEYKLLCEQGPAHSKIFSVRLTLGDQHWEAEGTSIKKAQHSAAASALAETTLPKPTVRTPRNTADGMTHTMELNALCMKLGKKPMYKPIDPYPGMRPPNFNYNVRGPPGPYQRSMQQYYYPFPPVGPMLYHMELSIGGQQFIGKGRTRQLAKHDAAAKALKVLQKEPILQQLPVMNGEPEEENLNKSEISQVFEIALKRNLPVNFEVLKEEGPPHMKSFVVRVTVGEFTGEGEGKSKKIAKKLAAAAVLRELKRLPHIPSVEKTLPRIKKKTKSIIKLQTSPEYGQGMNPISRLAQIQQAKKEKEPEYSMVTERGLPRRREFVMQVTVCGQSAEGMGPSKKVAKRNAAEKMLELLGYKVPQPQPPKPALKTDEKTPVKKPGDGRKVTFFEPGSVEDVALGSKEEDFRLPYPSHQQLPAGILPMVPEVAQAVGACQGSQAKDYSRPLPNPGKATITAMIANELLYAGTSLTAETILKNKNIMNQLPHGPLTRPSEQLSYLASVQGLQVEYKDFPKNNKNEFVSLINCSSQPPLISHGIGKDVESCHDMAALNILKLLSELDQQSNERTGNGPVSGCGKQEIEGDLHHKQANSSTLAQTLDGTV, from the exons ATGTCCCAGCTCCAGTTTCAATGTCCAGCTAGCCCCATGACTGCTGCTCCTGCCCCACTGCAGCTGGGGCAGCCACAGCCTGGCTACAGCATCCCCTGTGCCTCAGGCACCTTACCTTCGGAGAGCGCCAGCCAGCCCATCAGGAGCTCTGCTCTCCCCGCGGGCTCAGCCACTCCCTACAATACCACCACAG TATCTAACATGGCAAACCCTAAAGAGAAGACCCCCATGTGTTTGGTGAATGAGTTAGCCCGTTTCAATAAGATCCAACCTGAGTATAAGCTGCTTTGTGAGCAAGGACCAGCTCACTCCAAG ATTTTCTCAGTGAGGCTCACACTGGGAGATCAGCACTGGGAGGCAGAGGGGACCAGCATCAAGAAAGCCCAGCATTCCGCTGCTGCCTCTGCCCTCGCTGAGACAACCCTTCCCAAGCCCACTGTGAGGACGCCCCGCAACACAG CAGATGGCATGACACATACCATGGAGTTGAATGCACTATGTATGAAGCTTGGTAAAAAGCCTATGTATAAACCCATCGACCCATACCCGGGGATGAGACCACCAAACTTCAACTACAACGTCCGGGGACCTCCAGGGCCTTACCAGCGCTCTATGCAACA GTACTACTACCCATTTCCTCCAGTGGGACCAATGTTATACCACATGGAGCTTTCCATTGGAGGCCAGCAGTTTATTGGAAAGGGACGCACGCGGCAGTTAGCCAAGCATGACGCTGCTGCCAAGGCCCTGAAAGTGCTGCAGAAGGAGCCAATATTGCAACAGTTGCCAGTG ATGAACGGAGAGCCCGAGGAGGAGAATCTCAACAAATCAGAAATCAGTCAAGTATTCGAAATTGCACTTAAACGCAACTTACCTGTCAACTTTGAG GTTTTAAAAGAAGAAGGCCCTCCACACATGAAGAGTTTTGTAGTGCGTGTTACAGTTGGGGAGTTCACTGGTGAGGGTGAGGGAAAGAGTAAAAAGATTGCCAAGAAattggcagcagcagcagtgctgaGGGAGTTGAAGAGGCTACCCCATATACCCAGCGTCGAAAAGACGCTGCCACgtatcaaaaagaaaaccaaatccATCATCAAG CTGCAGACCAGTCCAGAGTATGGTCAGGGTATGAATCCTATCAGCCGCCTGGCGCAGATCCAGCAGGccaagaaggagaaggagccGGAGTACAGCATGGTGACGGAGAGAGGTCTACCGCGACGCAGAGAGTTTGTCATGCAG GTGACCGTGTGTGGCCAGTCTGCAGAGGGAATGGGACCCAGCAAGAAAGTGGCCAAGAGAAACGCCGCAGAGAAAATGCTGGAGCTCTTAGGATATAAAGTGCCTCAGCCTCAGCCCCCTAAACCGGCactaaaaactgatgaaaag ACCCCAGTGAAAAAACCTGGTGATGGGCGCAAAGTGACCTTCTTTGAACCTGGCTCTGTAGAGGATGTGGCATTGG GTTCTAAGGAGGAGGACTTCCGGCTGCCTTACCCGAGCCACCAGCAGCTGCCTGCAGGTATTCTTCCTATGGTGCCTGAGGTGGCTCAAGCAGTCGGGGCCTGCCAAGGATCCCAGGCCAAGGACTACAGTCGACCTTTACCTAACCCTGGCAAAGCCACAATCACTGCCATGATTGCCAATGAGCTGCTTTATGCAGGGACATCCCTGACTGCTGAGACTATcctaaagaataaaaatatcatGAACCAACTGCCCCATGGACCCCTCACCAGGCCTTCAGAACAGCTGAGCTATCTTGCATCCGTGCAGGGCCTGCAG GTGGAATACAAAGACTTTCCCAAAAACAATAAGAATGAGTTTGTGTCACTGATTAACTGCTCCTCCCAGCCACCGCTCATCAGTCATGGGATTGGGAAAGATGTAGAATCCTGTCATGATATG GCTGCACTGAATATACTGAAGTTGCTCTCAGAGTTGGACCAGCAGTCAAATGAAAGGACAGGAAATGGACCAGTCTCTGG GTGTGGCAAGCAGGAAATCGAAGGTGACTTGCACCACAAACAGGCTAACTCAAGCACACTGGCACAGACCCTGGATGGCACTGTTTAG
- the stau1 gene encoding double-stranded RNA-binding protein Staufen homolog 1 isoform X2 — MSQLQFQCPASPMTAAPAPLQLGQPQPGYSIPCASGTLPSESASQPIRSSALPAGSATPYNTTTVSNMANPKEKTPMCLVNELARFNKIQPEYKLLCEQGPAHSKIFSVRLTLGDQHWEAEGTSIKKAQHSAAASALAETTLPKPTVRTPRNTGKNPDGMTHTMELNALCMKLGKKPMYKPIDPYPGMRPPNFNYNVRGPPGPYQRSMQQYYYPFPPVGPMLYHMELSIGGQQFIGKGRTRQLAKHDAAAKALKVLQKEPILQQLPVMNGEPEEENLNKSEISQVFEIALKRNLPVNFEVLKEEGPPHMKSFVVRVTVGEFTGEGEGKSKKIAKKLAAAAVLRELKRLPHIPSVEKTLPRIKKKTKSIIKLQTSPEYGQGMNPISRLAQIQQAKKEKEPEYSMVTERGLPRRREFVMQVTVCGQSAEGMGPSKKVAKRNAAEKMLELLGYKVPQPQPPKPALKTDEKTPVKKPGDGRKVTFFEPGSVEDVALGSKEEDFRLPYPSHQQLPAGILPMVPEVAQAVGACQGSQAKDYSRPLPNPGKATITAMIANELLYAGTSLTAETILKNKNIMNQLPHGPLTRPSEQLSYLASVQGLQVEYKDFPKNNKNEFVSLINCSSQPPLISHGIGKDVESCHDMAALNILKLLSELDQQSNERTGNGPVSGCGKQEIEGDLHHKQANSSTLAQTLDGTV; from the exons ATGTCCCAGCTCCAGTTTCAATGTCCAGCTAGCCCCATGACTGCTGCTCCTGCCCCACTGCAGCTGGGGCAGCCACAGCCTGGCTACAGCATCCCCTGTGCCTCAGGCACCTTACCTTCGGAGAGCGCCAGCCAGCCCATCAGGAGCTCTGCTCTCCCCGCGGGCTCAGCCACTCCCTACAATACCACCACAG TATCTAACATGGCAAACCCTAAAGAGAAGACCCCCATGTGTTTGGTGAATGAGTTAGCCCGTTTCAATAAGATCCAACCTGAGTATAAGCTGCTTTGTGAGCAAGGACCAGCTCACTCCAAG ATTTTCTCAGTGAGGCTCACACTGGGAGATCAGCACTGGGAGGCAGAGGGGACCAGCATCAAGAAAGCCCAGCATTCCGCTGCTGCCTCTGCCCTCGCTGAGACAACCCTTCCCAAGCCCACTGTGAGGACGCCCCGCAACACAGGCAAGAACCCAG ATGGCATGACACATACCATGGAGTTGAATGCACTATGTATGAAGCTTGGTAAAAAGCCTATGTATAAACCCATCGACCCATACCCGGGGATGAGACCACCAAACTTCAACTACAACGTCCGGGGACCTCCAGGGCCTTACCAGCGCTCTATGCAACA GTACTACTACCCATTTCCTCCAGTGGGACCAATGTTATACCACATGGAGCTTTCCATTGGAGGCCAGCAGTTTATTGGAAAGGGACGCACGCGGCAGTTAGCCAAGCATGACGCTGCTGCCAAGGCCCTGAAAGTGCTGCAGAAGGAGCCAATATTGCAACAGTTGCCAGTG ATGAACGGAGAGCCCGAGGAGGAGAATCTCAACAAATCAGAAATCAGTCAAGTATTCGAAATTGCACTTAAACGCAACTTACCTGTCAACTTTGAG GTTTTAAAAGAAGAAGGCCCTCCACACATGAAGAGTTTTGTAGTGCGTGTTACAGTTGGGGAGTTCACTGGTGAGGGTGAGGGAAAGAGTAAAAAGATTGCCAAGAAattggcagcagcagcagtgctgaGGGAGTTGAAGAGGCTACCCCATATACCCAGCGTCGAAAAGACGCTGCCACgtatcaaaaagaaaaccaaatccATCATCAAG CTGCAGACCAGTCCAGAGTATGGTCAGGGTATGAATCCTATCAGCCGCCTGGCGCAGATCCAGCAGGccaagaaggagaaggagccGGAGTACAGCATGGTGACGGAGAGAGGTCTACCGCGACGCAGAGAGTTTGTCATGCAG GTGACCGTGTGTGGCCAGTCTGCAGAGGGAATGGGACCCAGCAAGAAAGTGGCCAAGAGAAACGCCGCAGAGAAAATGCTGGAGCTCTTAGGATATAAAGTGCCTCAGCCTCAGCCCCCTAAACCGGCactaaaaactgatgaaaag ACCCCAGTGAAAAAACCTGGTGATGGGCGCAAAGTGACCTTCTTTGAACCTGGCTCTGTAGAGGATGTGGCATTGG GTTCTAAGGAGGAGGACTTCCGGCTGCCTTACCCGAGCCACCAGCAGCTGCCTGCAGGTATTCTTCCTATGGTGCCTGAGGTGGCTCAAGCAGTCGGGGCCTGCCAAGGATCCCAGGCCAAGGACTACAGTCGACCTTTACCTAACCCTGGCAAAGCCACAATCACTGCCATGATTGCCAATGAGCTGCTTTATGCAGGGACATCCCTGACTGCTGAGACTATcctaaagaataaaaatatcatGAACCAACTGCCCCATGGACCCCTCACCAGGCCTTCAGAACAGCTGAGCTATCTTGCATCCGTGCAGGGCCTGCAG GTGGAATACAAAGACTTTCCCAAAAACAATAAGAATGAGTTTGTGTCACTGATTAACTGCTCCTCCCAGCCACCGCTCATCAGTCATGGGATTGGGAAAGATGTAGAATCCTGTCATGATATG GCTGCACTGAATATACTGAAGTTGCTCTCAGAGTTGGACCAGCAGTCAAATGAAAGGACAGGAAATGGACCAGTCTCTGG GTGTGGCAAGCAGGAAATCGAAGGTGACTTGCACCACAAACAGGCTAACTCAAGCACACTGGCACAGACCCTGGATGGCACTGTTTAG